A single genomic interval of Syntrophobotulus glycolicus DSM 8271 harbors:
- a CDS encoding flagellar motor protein MotB, translating into MARKKHSEAPENHERWLITYSDLITLLMIFFVVMYSMSKVDNDKFRAMADALNMTLGGSPGRISIAQTSGGDSLIETGGPQNNPQSASTDPESSGQLQKNNSGNVDMETMTILDIKAKLDQFSKANGIESKLISSTEERGLVVSIQDTLLFQPGSAEISPNALDILQKISSVLAASQNYIKVEGHTCTLPIHTSQYRSNWELSVIRATNVVHILAESGQINSKRLSATGYGEFRPIASNDTDEGRIKNRRVDLIILRSKYDAVEPGLATAAAQ; encoded by the coding sequence ATGGCCAGAAAAAAGCACTCCGAAGCACCAGAAAACCATGAAAGATGGCTAATTACATACTCCGACCTGATCACCCTGCTGATGATCTTTTTTGTCGTGATGTATTCTATGAGCAAGGTCGATAACGACAAGTTCCGAGCAATGGCTGACGCGTTAAACATGACCCTGGGCGGCAGCCCGGGTCGAATCAGTATTGCTCAGACTTCAGGCGGCGACTCTTTGATTGAAACCGGAGGACCGCAAAACAACCCTCAGTCCGCAAGCACCGATCCTGAAAGCTCCGGTCAACTGCAAAAAAATAACAGCGGCAATGTGGATATGGAAACCATGACCATCCTGGACATTAAAGCCAAGCTCGACCAGTTTTCCAAGGCAAACGGAATAGAAAGCAAGCTGATCTCCAGTACCGAAGAACGAGGACTGGTGGTCAGCATCCAGGATACCTTGCTGTTTCAGCCGGGGTCTGCTGAAATTTCCCCTAATGCCCTTGATATCCTCCAGAAAATCAGTTCGGTTTTAGCTGCGTCCCAAAACTATATTAAGGTCGAGGGCCACACCTGCACCCTGCCGATCCATACTTCCCAATACCGGAGCAATTGGGAGCTTTCCGTTATTCGGGCAACCAATGTCGTCCATATTCTTGCCGAAAGCGGGCAAATCAATTCCAAACGTCTTTCGGCGACAGGTTACGGTGAATTCCGTCCCATAGCAAGTAATGATACGGATGAAGGACGAATCAAGAATAGAAGAGTGGACTTAATCATCCTGCGTTCAAAATATGACGCGGTTGAGCCGGGCTTAGCCACGGCCGCCGCTCAGTAA
- a CDS encoding M28 family metallopeptidase: protein MPTRRTFLKMLFGFGALMLPWTAFPGRIAGAVENWLGDPKTALQMPPLEENGAEQKIQAFGRKAIDDIKNLSGSKMEGRRAGTSGETKALIYLENELRQIGLHPMGNDQYLQLFSFPPMEERLINGRALFRPKEAGGLYLPSANVLGGLPGREQGQYILLSAHYDHLGYFQGKLCAGANDNASGCGCVLEIMRYFTKEAYNGRSPAKTIIAAFWSAEEMGYIGSDFFVHHPTVPLKAIEAVVNLDTVGNGDQNDYIMWASGKNPLTEKVREAVQKNGAGIQLVSGNGHHSDEISFNNMGVPAVTMLSRNWLDKNHTPEDNMSMINPGKVDKTVRIGCELIKALAY, encoded by the coding sequence ATGCCGACACGCAGAACGTTTTTGAAAATGCTTTTTGGTTTTGGGGCCCTCATGCTGCCTTGGACAGCTTTTCCGGGCAGAATAGCGGGAGCGGTCGAAAACTGGCTGGGAGATCCGAAAACTGCTTTGCAAATGCCGCCATTGGAAGAAAATGGCGCAGAACAAAAAATACAAGCATTTGGGCGGAAAGCAATAGATGATATCAAGAATCTTTCCGGTTCAAAAATGGAAGGCCGCAGGGCCGGAACATCAGGCGAAACAAAAGCCTTGATTTATTTAGAAAACGAACTTCGCCAGATCGGTCTACATCCGATGGGAAACGATCAATACTTGCAGCTGTTTTCTTTTCCGCCGATGGAAGAACGGCTGATTAATGGAAGGGCGCTTTTCCGGCCGAAAGAAGCGGGCGGTCTGTATTTGCCTTCAGCCAATGTTCTGGGAGGGCTTCCCGGAAGGGAGCAAGGCCAATATATTCTCTTATCCGCTCATTATGATCATCTCGGGTATTTTCAGGGAAAACTCTGTGCGGGAGCCAATGATAATGCCTCAGGCTGCGGATGTGTTTTGGAAATCATGCGGTATTTTACCAAAGAAGCTTATAACGGGCGTAGTCCCGCCAAAACAATCATTGCGGCTTTTTGGAGTGCTGAAGAAATGGGTTACATCGGATCGGATTTTTTCGTTCATCATCCGACAGTTCCCCTAAAAGCGATTGAGGCCGTCGTGAATTTAGACACGGTAGGCAACGGCGACCAGAATGATTATATCATGTGGGCTTCCGGGAAAAACCCCCTCACAGAAAAGGTCCGCGAAGCTGTTCAAAAAAACGGGGCCGGTATCCAGTTGGTTTCGGGAAACGGGCATCATAGTGATGAGATCAGTTTCAATAACATGGGTGTTCCTGCCGTGACAATGTTAAGCAGGAATTGGCTGGACAAGAACCATACCCCCGAAGACAACATGTCCATGATCAATCCCGGCAAAGTGGACAAGACCGTAAGAATCGGCTGTGAGCTGATTAAGGCCTTGGCTTACTGA
- a CDS encoding flagellar motor protein produces MDITTIVGLLLGIIALLGGFIHEGGTLGSLLSVSAFMIVFGGTLGATCIGIPLEELKKLPKWFQIAFTNQSFGTEKAYHTLVHFAEKARQEGLLSLEQELETVDDKFTKQGMQLIIDGTDPEITRSILESNISVLENRHKVGTSFFEAAGGFAPTMGIIGTVMGLIQVLGNLTDPDSLSASIAAAFTATLYGVASANIMFLPIANKLKSKNKSEVETMEMIMDGIISIQSGENPAILKEKLKTHLGYLPENNNTQEIPE; encoded by the coding sequence ATGGATATTACCACTATTGTTGGCCTGCTTCTTGGCATTATCGCGTTGTTAGGCGGCTTTATTCATGAAGGAGGAACACTTGGTTCTCTTCTTTCCGTATCAGCCTTTATGATTGTATTTGGGGGAACCCTGGGAGCGACTTGTATCGGTATCCCGCTTGAGGAACTGAAAAAATTGCCCAAGTGGTTTCAAATTGCTTTCACCAATCAGTCCTTTGGTACGGAAAAGGCTTATCATACTTTGGTCCATTTTGCTGAAAAAGCCCGTCAGGAGGGACTGCTCAGTCTTGAGCAGGAGCTGGAAACCGTTGACGATAAATTCACCAAACAGGGAATGCAGCTGATTATTGACGGGACCGACCCGGAAATCACCCGGAGTATTTTGGAATCCAATATCTCCGTTCTGGAGAACAGGCATAAAGTGGGGACCAGCTTCTTTGAAGCGGCAGGCGGTTTTGCTCCTACAATGGGGATTATCGGTACTGTGATGGGTCTGATCCAGGTTCTTGGGAATCTGACTGATCCTGACAGTCTCTCCGCCTCTATTGCGGCGGCCTTCACTGCCACTCTTTACGGCGTGGCTTCGGCAAACATCATGTTTCTGCCGATCGCCAATAAACTGAAAAGCAAAAATAAAAGTGAAGTTGAGACAATGGAAATGATCATGGATGGAATTATCTCTATTCAATCCGGAGAAAATCCCGCTATCCTGAAAGAAAAACTAAAAACCCATTTGGGGTATTTGCCTGAAAATAACAATACTCAAGAAATCCCGGAATAG
- a CDS encoding YaaR family protein yields MAIRIDSSKQSAISENIDTHSTSEKNRAEFSHILSQTTKLNSKELEDFLLKLDLQGKKLSESLSVTDLHDFKNMVKKFLQSTFGQSRTMQEESYWDFRGQPKVMARVTKINQALEDLGRQILSSQAEPLRVLEKIGEIRGLIVDLFA; encoded by the coding sequence ATGGCTATTCGGATCGACAGCTCCAAACAATCGGCAATTTCGGAAAATATTGATACACATTCTACATCGGAAAAAAACAGGGCTGAGTTTAGCCATATTTTATCTCAAACCACCAAGTTGAACAGCAAGGAGCTTGAGGATTTTTTACTCAAGCTGGACCTGCAGGGCAAAAAACTTTCCGAATCCCTTTCTGTAACAGATTTGCACGATTTTAAAAATATGGTGAAAAAGTTTCTCCAATCTACTTTTGGTCAAAGCCGCACCATGCAGGAAGAATCCTATTGGGATTTTCGCGGCCAGCCGAAGGTCATGGCCAGAGTGACCAAAATCAATCAAGCCCTGGAAGATTTAGGCCGGCAAATTCTTTCATCCCAGGCGGAACCTTTGAGAGTTCTGGAGAAAATAGGTGAGATCAGAGGTTTAATTGTTGATTTGTTTGCCTGA